The Cytophagia bacterium CHB2 nucleotide sequence GCCGTCGGTGACACGGCAAGAGCGGTGCAAGCTTCAGAAAAGGCGCTGGCGCTGCTGCAGGAAAACACAGCACTCGACGAAAATTTTAGCCGGCTGATTCGTCAAAGCGCTGAAGCAAAACTGGAAAGGTTGAGAAAACAGAAAATTTGAAGAAAGATAATGTCATGACTAGGATGCAGCGCAATCTTGATATTGTTGATTGCGTGCGGCCAGCCTGCGCAACAGAACGCGAATTTCCCGGAGGCCATGCTTCGCGGTGATGCCCGGCACACGGGAATCTACGAGACAAAAGCGGTCGCATGATTCGACGACGTGAAGTGGGCATTTCAAACTCAGGGCCCAGTTCGCTCTTCAGCCGCAATATCCGGCGATATTGTTTATTTCGGCAGCGGCGATAACCATCTGTATGCCGTCGATCTGCACAGCGGCCGGGAAAAATGGCGCTACAAAACCGGCGGCGCGTTGCATTCCTCGCCGGCAGTTGCCGGCGGCGTTGTTTATTTCACCAGCCGGGATGAATGTCTTTATGGTGTCGATGCGCTGACGGGAAATCAGTTGCTGAAGTATCAGACCGGCGAACTCCTGCCTTACAATTGGGGCTTCGATTATTATGTCTCATCACCGCTCGTCGCGCAAGGTGTCGTCTATTTCGGCAGCGGCGACGGACATCTCTACGCCCTGGACATCGCGAGCGGGAATGTAACGTGGAAATTCAATGCCCAAAGTCGCGTGCGCAGTTCACCGGCAATGGCCGATAACGTCATTTACTTCGGCGACACCCAGGGATATTTCTATGCGCTTGATAGCGCCACAGGAAACCTGAAATGGCGATATACCTCCGAGAGCACAAAATTCAATCCGGCAGAATTCGGTTTTGATCGCTGCGCCCTCATTTCTTCACCGGCGATTAGCGGCAATGTCGTTGCGTTTGGCGGGCGCGATGGCTTTCTTTATACTCTTGATCGCCAATCCGGAGAAGAGAAATGGAAGCGTGACTACGAAATCTCCTGGGTGATTTCCTCGCCGGCGATCTTCAACGAAACGATTTTCACGGGCACCTCCGATGGCAGTTTTGCACACGCGCTGGACTTGACTACGGGAAAAGAAAAATGGCGGTTCAATGCGACAGAAACCGTCTGGACGTCGCCGGCGATTTGTGACTCGCTCATTTATTTCGGCGATGGCGGCGGGCACGTCTTTGCGCTGGATAATCGCAAGGGAACGGAAATATCGCGCTTCAAAACCAAAGATCGTATTTTCTCTTCGCCGATGGTGAGCGCGGGCGTGGTTTATATTGGCAGCGACGACGGATATCTCTATGCGTTGACAGGCATAGATTCCCCCAAATCGCCTGCACAACCAACACGCCGCGCCGTGTTTTGGGAGGCAAGCAAAGGCTTCGACTGGTTCAAATTTAGCGTTGATGAGCAGATTCGTGATTATTTTGTGAGCGCAGGCTATGAACAATTGAATGCCGAAACACTCGCACAATTCATGCAAGACGGCATCGCCGGAAAAACGCGGAGCGTCGTCATATTTGCTGCGCATCGCGTGCCGGCAACGGTGCTCAATGATTCGACGGAAGCCGCGTTATTGCGGCAATATCTCAATGCCGGCGGCAAGGTGATTTGGCTCGGGCCGCCGCCATTGGCCTATAAGCGTGATCCCAAAACCGATCACGTGACTGCTCTCGATTTCACCATTCCCGAACGCATCCTCGGTGTGCATTATCCCGGCAACAGCGCGATTGGCGTGGGCGGCTGGTATCAATCGACCGTAACAACCGAGGGGGTAAAATGGGGATTGGTGCGCGATTGGTGGGTTGGAGGCTTTGCCGTCGAACCGGATCAAGTGACAACCGTTTTGGCGCAAGATGAAACCGGACGCGCCTCGGCTTGGGTAAAAAATTACGGCGGCTCGGAAGGAACCGGACTCGTGCAACTCTGGCACCAGCGCGAAAGCCAGGAGGATCTCGTCGCAATTAGAGCTGTCGCAGAATACGGGCTGAGATAGAATCAGCGAAACAGATGATTTGAAAACGTGCAACGGCATTGCAACAAGATACGCAATCGGATACAGTCGCTATGATTGAAACATTTACTTGCGACTATCATTCGCCTATCGGGGTAATCGAAATCACCGGCAGCGACGGCGGGCTCTCTTCCCTTCTCTTTGTTGATCGCGAGGAAAGATCAACCGTTGTGCCGGCATGTTTGCAAGATTGCGTCCAGCAACTCGACGAATACTTCAAGGGTCAACGTAACGAGTTCAAGCTTACGCTGGATTTGCACGGCACCAGTTTTCAGAAACGCGTCTGGCAAGCGCTAATGACCATCCCTTTCGGCAAAACCGTTTCGTATTTGGACATTGCACTTGCGCTCGGTGATCGCAAAAGCATTCGCGCCGTGGGAGGCGCGAACGGCAAAAATCCCGTTTGTATCGTCGTACCGTGCCATCGCGTGATCGGCTCCAATGGCAGCTTGATTGGCTATGGCGGCGGGTTATGGCGCAAAGAATGGCTGTTGAAATTTGAAAGTCGAGAAGGGCAAACAAACCTCTTCGAGAGTGTTCATGCCGAAACAAAACCGCGTAACACCTTACGGTGAGCTTATCGCAACGCCAGCGCGCGGAACGTTGATGGGCAATCGTGGTTGTTTGCACAATTCGCGGCAACAAGTTGTTCGCCACCATCGCGGCAAGCGTTGGATCACATGTGTATTGCAATTCAAAGATCGCCATCGCGCCATCATGACGCCCGGCCACTATACCGAATTATTTTTTCTTGACGAGGCCACGGCGCTTGCTGCCGGGCATCGCCCCTGCGCCGAATGCTCGCGCTCGCGTTTCGAATTGTTCCGCACACTTTGGGCCAGCGCCAATCCTGATCTAACGGATAAATCGGCGCCCACTGCAGGTGAAATCGACGAGGCTCTGCATGGCGAACGGATCACCACGACAGCACAAAAAATAACTCAACAAGAATTACTTGCAGCTTTGCCAAATGGAAGCTTTGTGGCGTTCCACGATCATCAGCCGTACCTTTGGTGGGAGGAAGCTTTGCTGGCGTGGAATCCGGAAGGCTATCGGCGAGTCGAGTCACGGCCAGCCGATTGTATTGTCCGTGTGTTGACGCCGCCCTCAATCGTTAAAACCTTTGCTCAGGGCTACGTCGCCGGGGTTCACGCTTCGGCATTTCAAGAGCTATAATACCAACAAGATTCAACAAAACGTTGCATCAAAACTGGCAAACCATAACACTAACTCAACCCTGGAATAATCTTATGCACCCCTCATTATTTTCGCGACGTCGATTTCTTCACCTGTCAACGGCAGGAACAGCAAGCACAGTATTGTTTCCCAAAATTTCTTTCACCGGAATGCCGCAACAGAAGCGGCCGCCTGCTTTACCGTCAGAGCTGGTAAAAGAATTCGTCATTGCCGGTCACGGCAATTTGGATCGCACCAAAGAGTTGTTGGCGCAAGAACCAGGGTTGCTCAACGCCTCGTGGGATTGGGGCGGCGGAGATTTTGAAACCGCGCTCGGCGGCGCCGGTCACATGGGTCAGAGAGACATCGCCGAGTTTCTTCTCTCCAAGGGCAGCCGCATGGATATCTTCGTCGCAACCATGCTGGGGAAGTTGGACATTGTCAAAGCCATGCTTGCGGCTTATCCCGAGTTGATTCATTCAAAAGGGCCGCAC carries:
- a CDS encoding methylated-DNA--[protein]-cysteine S-methyltransferase, which encodes MIETFTCDYHSPIGVIEITGSDGGLSSLLFVDREERSTVVPACLQDCVQQLDEYFKGQRNEFKLTLDLHGTSFQKRVWQALMTIPFGKTVSYLDIALALGDRKSIRAVGGANGKNPVCIVVPCHRVIGSNGSLIGYGGGLWRKEWLLKFESREGQTNLFESVHAETKPRNTLR
- a CDS encoding ankyrin repeat domain-containing protein, which translates into the protein MPQQKRPPALPSELVKEFVIAGHGNLDRTKELLAQEPGLLNASWDWGGGDFETALGGAGHMGQRDIAEFLLSKGSRMDIFVATMLGKLDIVKAMLAAYPELIHSKGPHGLTFLHHAKKGGDEALAVLNYLETLGAN